From Thalassococcus sp. S3, one genomic window encodes:
- a CDS encoding DUF5682 family protein, whose translation MTEDLTTRVAAEAALFGERLAFAPIRHHSPACAWMLRAMIAEWQPEVILIEGPSDLSHHIPMLAEPGTVPPIAIAAMGPVDDEGPRPVTYYPLSAHAPEFVAIRDGMAQGVEVRFIDMPCGARMEHVPESLQSEFAFTAADFIAETCKALGLRDGAELWDHLFETRLGQSDWRGFFCDVYAYCLAMRETTDPALMEVDATLAREAEMRRHIAELQGKRAIVLTGGFHTPALLQAELSETPKAPPSVESYLVAYGEDALDALSGYGAGLRYPGWYNQAWEATLTANGVPDWSALAVETAVGFAGQMAGDDRRVPLPQLTEMVAIAQGLAQMKGRDAVMLPDLFDGMRTALIKTEAGPGEPYTERMHAFLRGTRLGEVPKSAGQPPLVADARTRAKTHRVDLTDSARKRRKLDIRRKASHREAQQYFYQMALLETGLASLEAGPDFLLGSRVDLLFAEWSVGWSPFVEGALIKAAPLGATVPRAALNALMRDRARLFDEGQGTNLDAVLTLVLTGLRAGLGPFLPTLTGDLADAVELSGDFEGLAQIVLRLQAVAMPGDPLHDPGAPDLLAVAKSAFDRLIYLMADLTQTPEESLPSRIKALHIVAGVLRGPQADRFDRDRFDRAVEELLEDEACPPLLAGALMGLLVQAGLREDTALATLLRGTLGGVGLDPAEAAAALNGLLMTAPMLLWQSRTVLQGAEDALAALDDDAFLAVLPALRRSLTQLNPHETDRLAEELVDLLGLDGGSLRQGPSRFTEADLARALRIDRAIAAILKANGASDAPTG comes from the coding sequence GTGACCGAAGATCTGACCACCCGCGTGGCGGCAGAGGCGGCGCTCTTCGGAGAGCGTTTGGCCTTCGCGCCTATCCGCCACCATTCGCCCGCCTGCGCCTGGATGTTGCGCGCGATGATTGCAGAGTGGCAACCAGAGGTGATCCTGATCGAAGGGCCATCGGATCTGAGCCACCACATCCCGATGCTTGCAGAACCGGGCACAGTCCCGCCCATCGCCATTGCCGCGATGGGGCCTGTCGACGACGAGGGGCCGCGCCCCGTGACCTACTACCCGCTGTCTGCCCATGCGCCAGAATTCGTGGCCATCCGGGACGGCATGGCCCAAGGGGTGGAGGTCCGTTTTATCGACATGCCATGCGGAGCGCGGATGGAGCATGTGCCCGAAAGTCTCCAGTCAGAGTTTGCCTTCACCGCTGCGGATTTCATTGCCGAGACCTGTAAGGCGCTGGGTCTGCGGGACGGTGCGGAGCTGTGGGATCATCTGTTCGAGACGCGGCTGGGACAGTCTGACTGGCGCGGCTTCTTTTGCGACGTCTACGCCTACTGCCTCGCGATGCGGGAAACGACCGATCCCGCGCTGATGGAGGTGGATGCGACCTTGGCGCGGGAGGCCGAAATGCGCCGCCACATTGCAGAGCTGCAGGGCAAGCGCGCCATCGTTCTGACCGGCGGGTTTCACACGCCGGCCTTGTTGCAAGCCGAGCTCTCTGAGACGCCCAAAGCACCACCCAGTGTTGAAAGCTATCTGGTCGCCTATGGCGAGGATGCGCTGGATGCGTTGTCGGGCTATGGGGCCGGGCTGCGCTATCCGGGATGGTACAATCAGGCATGGGAAGCGACGTTGACGGCCAATGGCGTGCCGGATTGGTCCGCTCTTGCCGTTGAGACTGCCGTCGGGTTTGCCGGGCAAATGGCAGGGGATGACCGAAGGGTTCCCTTGCCTCAACTCACGGAAATGGTGGCCATTGCCCAAGGTCTGGCACAGATGAAAGGCCGGGACGCGGTGATGCTGCCGGATCTGTTCGACGGCATGCGCACAGCGCTGATCAAGACAGAGGCCGGACCGGGAGAGCCCTATACCGAACGTATGCACGCATTCCTGAGGGGCACCCGCCTGGGCGAGGTGCCCAAATCTGCAGGCCAGCCGCCCCTGGTGGCCGATGCCCGCACCCGCGCCAAAACCCATCGCGTGGATCTGACCGACAGCGCCCGCAAAAGGCGTAAGCTTGATATCAGGCGCAAGGCCAGCCATCGCGAGGCACAGCAATACTTCTACCAGATGGCCTTGCTCGAGACCGGTCTGGCCAGCTTGGAGGCCGGCCCTGACTTCCTGTTGGGCAGCCGCGTTGATCTTCTGTTTGCCGAATGGTCCGTCGGCTGGTCTCCCTTTGTCGAAGGGGCGTTGATCAAGGCAGCGCCCCTTGGTGCGACCGTTCCCCGGGCCGCCTTGAACGCGCTAATGCGGGACCGTGCCCGGCTTTTTGACGAGGGCCAGGGGACGAATCTCGACGCTGTGCTGACCCTTGTGTTGACGGGCCTGCGCGCCGGGCTTGGTCCCTTTCTGCCGACATTGACCGGGGATCTGGCAGACGCCGTCGAGCTATCGGGTGATTTTGAGGGGCTGGCCCAGATTGTGCTGCGTCTGCAGGCCGTCGCGATGCCCGGCGATCCGCTGCACGATCCGGGCGCGCCCGATCTGCTGGCCGTCGCGAAAAGCGCGTTTGATCGGCTGATCTATCTGATGGCGGATCTGACGCAGACCCCCGAAGAAAGCCTGCCGTCGCGCATCAAGGCCCTGCATATCGTGGCCGGCGTTCTGCGCGGGCCGCAGGCGGACCGGTTTGATCGGGACCGGTTCGACCGCGCCGTTGAAGAGCTTTTGGAGGATGAGGCCTGCCCACCGCTCTTGGCCGGGGCGCTGATGGGACTTTTGGTACAGGCCGGGCTGCGGGAGGATACGGCGCTGGCCACGCTTTTACGCGGCACGTTGGGGGGTGTCGGTCTGGACCCTGCCGAGGCAGCCGCAGCACTGAACGGCCTTCTGATGACCGCGCCCATGTTGCTGTGGCAAAGCCGGACGGTGCTGCAGGGGGCCGAGGATGCGCTGGCCGCGCTGGACGATGATGCGTTTCTGGCCGTCCTGCCCGCGCTGCGCCGGTCGCTGACCCAGCTGAACCCTCATGAAACCGACCGGCTTGCCGAAGAATTGGTGGATCTGCTGGGCCTTGATGGCGGATCCCTGCGTCAGGGACCGTCGCGCTTTACCGAGGCAGATCTGGCACGCGCCCTGCGGATCGACCGGGCCATCGCCGCAATCCTGAAGGCAAATGGAGCTTCCGATGCGCCGACCGGTTGA
- a CDS encoding AAA family ATPase translates to MDAPDTVLRQSAETVYADQLKRLAAEDDGPRPAGWALTPRAVRRFIVGDEDLGIAAKFVGDDALVDRCIVSLMGRQGLMLVGEPGTAKSLLSELLAAAISGRSTAVIQGSAGIIEDHLRYGWNYAMLLANGPSVDAMVPSPVLTAMQDGHLVRIEEITRCAPEVQDVLISLMSEKTMTVPELGTDYEVRAKPGFNVIATANLRDRGVHDMSSALKRRFNFETVLPIADPAFEKALVAQQVAERMAEHPQAAAPSDDVLTMLVTVFRDLRHGKLEDGTAVAAPKAVMSTAESVNIAHAATLDATYLDAGAVGGRHIARQLQGVVFKDDPEDARKLASYVDLVARDRARKSPEWKDFYEAASRSLKAK, encoded by the coding sequence ATGGACGCGCCCGACACCGTTTTGCGTCAATCGGCGGAAACGGTCTATGCCGACCAACTGAAAAGGCTCGCGGCGGAGGATGACGGTCCTCGCCCTGCTGGCTGGGCGCTCACCCCACGCGCCGTGCGTCGGTTCATCGTGGGGGACGAAGACCTTGGCATAGCAGCGAAATTCGTGGGCGACGACGCGTTGGTTGATCGCTGCATCGTGTCGCTGATGGGCCGCCAGGGTCTGATGCTGGTGGGCGAGCCGGGCACGGCGAAGTCTTTGTTGTCCGAGCTTTTGGCAGCCGCGATCTCGGGTCGTTCGACGGCGGTCATTCAAGGCTCTGCGGGGATTATCGAGGATCACCTGCGCTATGGCTGGAACTATGCCATGCTGCTTGCCAACGGACCGAGCGTTGATGCGATGGTGCCCTCTCCGGTGCTGACGGCGATGCAGGACGGGCATCTGGTGCGGATCGAGGAAATCACACGCTGCGCGCCGGAAGTGCAAGATGTCCTGATCTCTCTGATGTCCGAAAAGACGATGACGGTGCCCGAACTGGGCACAGACTACGAAGTGCGTGCCAAGCCGGGCTTTAACGTGATTGCGACGGCCAACCTGCGGGACAGGGGTGTGCACGATATGTCGTCGGCCCTGAAACGGCGGTTCAATTTTGAAACTGTCCTGCCAATTGCCGATCCTGCGTTTGAAAAGGCGCTGGTCGCACAGCAAGTGGCCGAACGCATGGCCGAACATCCTCAAGCGGCTGCGCCGTCGGACGATGTTCTGACCATGCTGGTGACCGTCTTCCGCGATTTGCGTCATGGCAAGCTGGAGGATGGAACGGCTGTCGCGGCCCCCAAGGCCGTGATGTCCACGGCGGAGAGCGTGAATATCGCCCATGCGGCGACATTGGACGCCACCTATCTCGACGCGGGGGCTGTCGGGGGGCGTCATATCGCAAGGCAACTCCAGGGCGTTGTGTTCAAGGACGATCCGGAGGATGCACGCAAGCTGGCCAGCTATGTCGACCTTGTGGCCCGGGACCGTGCACGCAAGTCGCCGGAATGGAAGGATTTTTACGAGGCTGCCAGCAGATCGCTGAAGGCCAAGTGA
- a CDS encoding DUF4132 domain-containing protein, which yields MKYVRDGDDRPVLAALSAARPAPKQQIDWVRERSEQYIVFSFVKSFGGHPEALSRYVEAVSAAFGVKPYRSNYNTELTDDMPDLVANLLQFMRTMPHTADNRPIPPVEPLTTFEDLLRAIEILGGTPADIITNVVPCGYSRAEFSVDGKPVSEHIRDIAAEHFVVSLTRRKATDRAKVMKQLAAYPVAGDPAFLDFLMESATAGSAQVRAATHRLLEFQSNDEVVVRAIPMLDARAAGTRASAVQILGYIGSKPALDAMRARAEVEKSQDVLTAINHFVGASAEPASDALEGQYLAADDTLVDIPSYEPLAETDEAPFGQSDLEELIVLDEKEHEREVARYEKHLELYNAGDKWLRKRPKPTRPHKESYAKRFLETLNTPAKIEPAVVDRSRRGASHRLADRHPYHFDPWVRKAASRLPDLRLVALTLGSSRDVRSAMAHFYNPYSAELNNRILDGTIDIRQVLDVARQKRLSAGDIYGSTEYFASDQAGVLALELNERYSGSGVASLPQSWPITAAHLDMVIDALPPRTLEAHRNVRALELLGHLPKLPKSAIDTVLYTALDDRLRISERAQQLLLNVDGIDARLIAALTDKRQAVRARAARFLADRGHKDAVPALIKRLKTEKSESAKADLISAVSRLGGDTTPYLGKAALMKEAEALAKKLPNAKLDWLEMATAPALKWADGKPVDPVVPDAWLRLALKLKSPGGSPLFGLYFDQLDPASVTAFCDWLLTSWISYDSWKPATDVLREQAYKDAKQRKASRHGWYQKYTVDEIVAMFLPGMLSKYPNSGTDAKGILALTHRATPDKATVAIASYLKAHGKRVSQAKCLVEVLTAMGKPEALQVLVATATRFKQRTVRELAEACVAQVAEERGWSEDELADRSIPTGGIEEDGVMLLEVGEEAKSYSARLASDLTVKLFNPDGKEVKALPAGKDDNTKEAKKLLSGAKKTVKTVVGQQAARLYDAMIGTRKWPIADWEADLAGHPIMVRLIERVIWRGLKEDGSVAVLFRPTPEGDRLTADGDDADLSAVAYVDIAHTATVDEETRQAWLSHLEDFEVTPLFPQISRPMRVLDEKEAKLTAIEDRKGWLTEAFKLRSATSKAGFERGPVEDGAGFYLYVKEFRNAGVRAELQFTGSYVPEENIPVAIIDLQFFKMGNRRTTAMELGDVPAMVLSEAWNDLHEIASVGAFDSDWEKKGLY from the coding sequence ATGAAATATGTACGGGACGGCGATGACCGACCCGTCCTGGCGGCGCTTTCTGCCGCGCGACCGGCGCCCAAACAACAAATTGACTGGGTGCGGGAGCGGAGCGAGCAGTACATCGTTTTTTCGTTCGTCAAATCGTTCGGCGGCCACCCCGAAGCGCTCAGCCGATATGTCGAGGCTGTCTCGGCCGCTTTCGGGGTAAAACCCTATCGCTCGAATTATAACACAGAACTGACCGATGATATGCCGGATCTCGTCGCGAACCTGCTGCAGTTTATGAGGACGATGCCTCACACAGCCGACAACAGACCGATCCCGCCGGTTGAGCCGCTGACCACCTTTGAGGATCTGTTGAGAGCAATCGAGATTTTGGGCGGGACACCGGCAGACATCATTACCAATGTTGTGCCATGTGGATACTCCCGAGCTGAATTTAGTGTCGATGGGAAACCAGTATCCGAGCATATCCGCGATATTGCAGCGGAGCATTTCGTTGTCTCCCTCACCCGTCGCAAGGCGACAGACCGGGCCAAGGTGATGAAGCAGCTGGCGGCTTATCCGGTCGCGGGGGACCCTGCATTTCTGGATTTTCTGATGGAAAGCGCAACGGCAGGGTCGGCACAGGTCAGAGCTGCCACCCATCGGCTCTTGGAGTTTCAATCGAACGATGAGGTTGTCGTGCGGGCGATCCCGATGCTGGACGCCCGGGCCGCCGGCACGCGCGCCAGCGCGGTGCAGATCTTGGGCTACATCGGATCAAAGCCGGCCTTGGACGCAATGCGCGCCCGTGCTGAGGTCGAGAAGAGCCAGGACGTGCTGACGGCTATCAATCACTTCGTCGGGGCAAGCGCCGAGCCAGCATCCGACGCGCTCGAAGGCCAATACCTGGCGGCAGATGACACGCTCGTAGACATCCCCTCCTATGAACCGCTTGCCGAGACCGATGAGGCGCCTTTTGGACAGAGCGATCTGGAGGAGCTGATCGTGCTCGATGAAAAAGAGCATGAACGCGAAGTGGCGCGGTACGAAAAGCATCTGGAGCTTTACAATGCGGGGGATAAATGGCTTCGAAAGCGGCCGAAACCCACGAGGCCTCACAAGGAAAGCTATGCAAAGCGTTTCCTGGAGACGCTGAACACCCCAGCGAAGATCGAACCCGCAGTGGTCGACAGGTCCAGACGCGGAGCGAGCCACAGGCTTGCAGATCGTCATCCTTATCACTTTGACCCCTGGGTACGAAAGGCCGCCTCCCGTCTACCGGACTTGAGATTGGTCGCCTTGACCCTTGGAAGCTCGCGCGATGTGCGGTCGGCAATGGCACATTTTTACAACCCGTATAGCGCAGAACTGAATAACCGAATTCTGGACGGGACAATCGACATCCGCCAGGTGCTGGACGTTGCCCGGCAGAAAAGGCTTTCCGCGGGTGACATTTACGGCAGCACCGAATACTTCGCATCTGACCAGGCAGGCGTTCTCGCTCTTGAGTTGAACGAACGCTATAGTGGATCCGGCGTGGCAAGCCTGCCGCAGAGCTGGCCGATCACAGCCGCTCATCTGGACATGGTCATCGACGCTTTGCCGCCGCGTACGCTTGAGGCGCATAGAAATGTGCGCGCCCTGGAATTGCTGGGGCATTTGCCCAAGCTGCCGAAATCGGCCATCGACACGGTGCTTTACACCGCGCTAGACGACCGCCTCCGCATCAGCGAACGCGCGCAGCAATTGTTGCTGAACGTCGATGGGATTGACGCGCGGCTGATCGCTGCCTTGACCGACAAACGTCAGGCCGTCCGCGCCCGCGCCGCACGCTTTCTTGCGGATCGCGGACACAAGGACGCGGTACCGGCTCTGATCAAACGTCTCAAAACCGAGAAATCAGAGAGCGCGAAGGCCGACCTGATCTCGGCTGTCTCCCGTCTGGGCGGTGACACAACACCCTATCTGGGCAAGGCAGCGCTTATGAAAGAGGCTGAGGCGCTGGCAAAGAAGCTGCCAAATGCCAAGCTGGATTGGTTGGAAATGGCAACCGCGCCCGCGCTGAAATGGGCCGATGGCAAGCCGGTCGATCCGGTTGTTCCCGATGCATGGCTTCGTCTGGCGCTGAAGCTGAAATCGCCCGGTGGCTCGCCGCTTTTCGGGCTCTATTTCGATCAGCTCGACCCGGCCTCGGTCACGGCATTTTGCGACTGGCTTTTGACAAGCTGGATCTCCTACGACTCGTGGAAACCGGCCACGGATGTCTTGCGTGAGCAAGCCTACAAGGACGCCAAGCAAAGGAAAGCTTCACGGCACGGCTGGTACCAGAAATACACCGTCGATGAGATTGTCGCGATGTTCCTGCCGGGGATGTTGAGCAAGTATCCCAACAGCGGCACGGATGCGAAGGGGATCCTGGCGCTGACGCACCGGGCGACGCCTGACAAAGCGACGGTTGCCATTGCAAGCTATCTCAAGGCGCATGGCAAAAGGGTGTCTCAGGCCAAGTGCCTGGTTGAGGTTTTGACCGCGATGGGCAAGCCGGAAGCGCTTCAGGTGCTGGTGGCCACCGCAACCCGCTTCAAACAAAGGACGGTGCGTGAACTGGCCGAGGCCTGCGTGGCGCAGGTCGCCGAGGAGCGCGGTTGGAGCGAGGATGAACTGGCCGATCGCTCAATCCCGACCGGCGGGATCGAAGAGGACGGCGTGATGCTGCTCGAGGTGGGCGAAGAGGCCAAGTCATATTCCGCCCGCCTCGCCAGTGACCTGACCGTCAAGCTGTTCAACCCGGACGGCAAAGAGGTCAAGGCCCTGCCGGCGGGGAAGGATGACAACACCAAGGAAGCCAAGAAGCTTCTGAGCGGCGCCAAGAAAACGGTCAAGACGGTGGTCGGTCAGCAGGCTGCCCGGCTCTACGACGCGATGATCGGCACCCGCAAATGGCCTATCGCCGATTGGGAAGCCGATCTTGCCGGCCATCCCATCATGGTGCGGTTGATCGAACGGGTGATCTGGAGGGGGCTGAAGGAAGATGGCAGCGTGGCAGTCCTGTTTCGTCCGACGCCCGAGGGGGACCGACTGACAGCCGATGGCGACGATGCGGATCTGTCCGCTGTGGCCTATGTCGATATCGCCCACACCGCGACGGTGGATGAGGAAACGCGCCAGGCCTGGCTGTCTCATCTGGAGGATTTCGAGGTTACGCCGCTCTTCCCGCAAATCTCCCGCCCGATGCGCGTGCTGGATGAGAAGGAAGCGAAGCTGACGGCCATCGAGGACCGCAAGGGGTGGCTGACAGAAGCGTTCAAGCTGCGCAGTGCCACAAGCAAGGCGGGCTTTGAACGTGGCCCGGTCGAGGACGGCGCAGGCTTTTACCTTTACGTCAAGGAATTCCGAAATGCAGGTGTGCGGGCGGAGTTGCAATTCACGGGGAGCTATGTGCCGGAAGAAAACATTCCGGTTGCCATCATCGACTTGCAGTTCTTCAAAATGGGAAATCGGCGTACAACGGCAATGGAGCTGGGGGATGTCCCGGCGATGGTGCTGTCCGAGGCCTGGAATGACCTGCACGAGATTGCCAGTGTCGGCGCCTTCGACTCGGATTGGGAGAAGAAGGGTTTGTATTGA
- a CDS encoding pentapeptide repeat-containing protein produces MTPDALRAELLKPWRHGEHFDGHGLRVDAALDLSGRRLRGFDLSEARFAKTVDASQAELLGLAWFQKARFDASLRLAGATCRFDLRLEEIECPTLDLTGLRMEGVLWLDDARVGKLILTDAVLLANLSLARAEIGEIEAKNLEIMGGIWTHDANLDLTPFRDAHIEGRV; encoded by the coding sequence ATGACACCCGACGCGCTCCGCGCGGAATTGCTGAAGCCTTGGCGCCACGGAGAGCACTTTGACGGTCACGGTCTTCGGGTCGATGCAGCGCTCGATCTCTCTGGTCGCAGACTGCGCGGCTTCGATCTGAGCGAGGCTCGGTTTGCCAAGACCGTCGATGCGAGCCAGGCGGAGCTGTTGGGCCTCGCCTGGTTCCAAAAGGCGCGGTTCGACGCCTCGCTTCGTCTCGCGGGCGCCACGTGTCGGTTCGATTTGCGTCTGGAGGAGATCGAATGCCCGACGCTCGACCTGACCGGCCTGCGCATGGAAGGCGTCCTTTGGCTGGACGATGCGCGTGTGGGCAAACTGATCCTCACCGACGCGGTGTTGCTGGCCAATCTGTCTTTGGCCCGCGCAGAGATCGGTGAGATCGAGGCCAAGAACCTGGAGATCATGGGCGGGATCTGGACCCATGATGCAAACCTGGACCTGACGCCATTTCGCGACGCCCACATCGAAGGGCGGGTCTAG
- a CDS encoding flavodoxin domain-containing protein, translated as MILVLYGTETGNAEMVAEDTGDAIDASYIVNLSDITPSDLDPGALHLFVCSTYGEGELPASAKEFAAALAQDQKLGGVPFAIFGLGDRSYETFAGGAKSLRALLLSCGAVEIAPIMLHDANGPELPEDAAIAWAQAALARAAAA; from the coding sequence ATGATTTTGGTACTTTACGGCACTGAAACGGGCAATGCGGAGATGGTGGCCGAAGATACCGGTGACGCGATCGATGCCTCTTATATCGTCAATCTGTCAGACATCACGCCCAGCGACTTGGATCCGGGGGCACTCCATCTCTTCGTTTGCTCGACTTACGGCGAAGGCGAACTTCCTGCATCGGCAAAGGAATTCGCCGCGGCACTTGCGCAAGATCAAAAGCTGGGTGGCGTGCCTTTCGCCATATTCGGGCTTGGCGACCGAAGCTATGAAACCTTTGCCGGTGGTGCCAAGTCCCTCCGCGCGCTGCTGTTGTCCTGCGGGGCTGTCGAGATTGCTCCGATAATGCTGCATGATGCGAACGGGCCGGAACTCCCCGAAGATGCGGCCATTGCCTGGGCGCAGGCCGCACTCGCGCGGGCCGCGGCAGCATGA
- a CDS encoding FAD-dependent oxidoreductase, giving the protein MIPRVAVVGAGPAGLYLVGALVRARDPVQLDVFERLSVPFGLLRHGVAADHQGTKAVARQLARPFERGQARFFGRMELGRDISLDDLRTRYHVVVLATGAARDRKLDIPGGDLVPMFSANEILRRLNDDPAARGLPDLGTTPVIVGAGNVALDLVRLLLKDADGLVGSDLGPEATDWLLTPLQGQITLVARCAPDAARFDVSMVRELSTLRGGGISVDPMPTGDDPKSKALREIMHDGAVRLCLKFNRRPLSIKQSDKGQAILEVDTPRGRESLFASSIIAAIGTETDAHISLPNVYRLGWCSGATGALPAARRAALTLCQTILETLADRPPPKREALPDALWDWASWRAVDEEEQAYASADRVRRKITSWTAQDRITAQAMQ; this is encoded by the coding sequence ATGATCCCCCGTGTCGCCGTCGTGGGCGCGGGGCCTGCCGGTCTTTACCTCGTGGGTGCTTTGGTGCGCGCCAGGGACCCCGTGCAATTGGACGTGTTCGAACGGCTGTCGGTGCCGTTCGGATTGCTGCGCCATGGCGTGGCCGCCGACCATCAGGGCACCAAGGCCGTCGCACGGCAACTCGCGCGACCTTTCGAGAGGGGACAGGCACGGTTTTTCGGCCGCATGGAGCTGGGGCGCGACATCTCTCTGGACGATTTGCGGACCCGGTATCACGTCGTGGTGCTGGCCACCGGCGCGGCGCGGGATCGCAAGCTGGATATCCCGGGGGGCGATCTTGTCCCCATGTTCTCGGCCAACGAGATCTTGCGTCGACTGAACGATGATCCAGCGGCGCGGGGTCTGCCGGATCTTGGCACTACGCCCGTCATCGTTGGCGCGGGCAATGTGGCTTTGGATCTCGTCCGGCTCCTTCTGAAGGACGCAGATGGCCTCGTCGGCAGCGATCTCGGTCCCGAGGCGACGGATTGGCTTTTGACGCCCTTGCAGGGGCAGATAACGCTGGTCGCACGCTGCGCGCCCGATGCGGCGCGGTTCGATGTCTCGATGGTGCGCGAACTCTCGACCTTGCGCGGGGGCGGCATTTCGGTCGATCCAATGCCGACCGGCGATGATCCCAAAAGCAAGGCCTTGCGTGAGATCATGCACGACGGTGCGGTTCGTCTATGCCTGAAGTTCAACAGACGGCCACTTTCGATCAAACAATCGGACAAGGGGCAGGCCATCCTGGAGGTGGATACACCACGCGGGCGCGAGAGCCTCTTTGCGTCGTCGATCATCGCAGCAATCGGCACCGAAACAGACGCGCATATCTCGTTGCCGAATGTTTATCGCTTGGGCTGGTGCAGTGGTGCTACCGGCGCATTGCCGGCGGCGCGACGCGCCGCTCTGACGCTGTGCCAGACGATTCTGGAAACCCTTGCCGACCGGCCGCCCCCGAAAAGAGAGGCATTGCCAGACGCTTTGTGGGACTGGGCATCCTGGCGCGCTGTCGATGAGGAGGAGCAAGCCTATGCCTCGGCGGATCGGGTGCGGCGCAAGATAACGAGCTGGACAGCGCAGGACCGGATTACAGCTCAGGCGATGCAATGA
- a CDS encoding aldehyde dehydrogenase family protein — MTVPRLQLFVGGRWEEGAGAPITSHNPWDWSEIGTLRGASEQDGERAIAHAEAAQPAWGAALPTERAAVLRRIGDGIEANADRISALQTMDTGKTRAETRALALSAAGTFRYFAALAETAEDAITPRRGPATTFSVHEPIGVTAAITPWNSPIASDAQKVAPALAAGNAVLLKPASWAPLTALLLAEIANEAGLPAGLLSVLPGAGREIGSLLVNHPAIGRVAFTGGTSTGRQLAAQAAAKLMPVSLELGGKSPVAVFADADMDRAIAGVLFGIFSSSGQSCIAGSRLFVQAKIYEAFRDRLVVATKKLVVGDPNAPATRVGPLIHPDHHADVTAHLERARADGGRVLCGGPGDGRLFYPTIVEGLDNNAALCREEVFGPILSLLPFDDEADLIAKGNDNEYGLAAGIWTRDFDRAWRVAGAWQAGTIWINTYKQFSASTPFGADGASGQGREKGREGLRVWQRQKGIYADLTGATIPWGVA; from the coding sequence ATGACCGTGCCGCGCCTGCAGCTGTTTGTCGGAGGGCGCTGGGAGGAGGGGGCCGGCGCCCCGATCACGAGCCATAACCCGTGGGATTGGTCCGAGATTGGAACGCTTCGTGGCGCGTCAGAGCAGGATGGGGAAAGGGCTATCGCGCATGCCGAGGCCGCGCAGCCTGCCTGGGGTGCAGCCCTTCCCACGGAGCGTGCCGCAGTGCTGCGCCGGATCGGTGACGGGATCGAGGCCAATGCAGACCGCATCAGCGCATTGCAGACCATGGATACCGGCAAGACCCGGGCCGAAACCCGCGCGCTCGCCCTGTCGGCGGCGGGCACCTTTCGCTATTTTGCCGCGCTTGCCGAAACGGCCGAGGATGCCATCACGCCCCGCCGCGGCCCCGCGACCACGTTTTCCGTTCACGAACCCATCGGGGTCACCGCGGCGATCACACCCTGGAACTCGCCCATTGCGTCGGACGCACAAAAGGTTGCCCCCGCGCTTGCCGCCGGAAACGCGGTGCTTTTGAAACCGGCCTCATGGGCGCCACTGACGGCACTTCTGCTGGCAGAGATCGCGAACGAGGCCGGGTTGCCGGCTGGCCTTCTGTCCGTCCTGCCGGGTGCGGGGCGCGAGATCGGATCGCTCCTCGTGAACCATCCCGCCATCGGTCGTGTCGCCTTTACCGGTGGCACATCCACGGGGCGGCAGCTTGCGGCGCAGGCTGCGGCGAAACTGATGCCGGTCTCGCTGGAACTTGGGGGGAAGTCCCCCGTCGCTGTCTTCGCCGACGCGGATATGGACCGCGCGATAGCCGGTGTGCTGTTTGGCATTTTTTCCTCCTCGGGGCAGTCCTGCATCGCGGGGTCGCGTCTCTTTGTTCAGGCCAAGATCTACGAGGCATTCCGCGACCGCCTGGTCGTGGCGACCAAAAAGCTGGTCGTGGGTGATCCCAACGCGCCCGCGACCCGGGTCGGCCCCCTCATTCATCCCGATCACCACGCTGACGTGACCGCGCACCTTGAGCGGGCACGCGCCGATGGCGGCAGGGTTTTATGCGGCGGGCCAGGAGACGGGCGTCTCTTTTACCCCACGATTGTCGAGGGGCTGGACAATAACGCCGCCCTTTGTCGCGAGGAGGTCTTTGGCCCGATCCTGTCGCTGCTGCCATTCGATGACGAGGCCGATCTCATCGCGAAGGGCAATGACAACGAATATGGCTTGGCCGCAGGTATCTGGACGCGCGACTTCGACCGCGCCTGGCGGGTGGCTGGGGCCTGGCAGGCGGGCACGATCTGGATCAACACCTACAAGCAATTCAGTGCATCGACCCCCTTCGGCGCCGACGGGGCCAGCGGACAAGGTCGCGAAAAGGGGCGCGAGGGCTTGCGGGTCTGGCAGCGCCAGAAAGGCATCTACGCCGATCTGACGGGCGCCACGATCCCTTGGGGTGTGGCATGA